The Diceros bicornis minor isolate mBicDic1 chromosome 14, mDicBic1.mat.cur, whole genome shotgun sequence genome segment CATAGTAGACAGTGTGTAAATAACTACTCAAATGTTGAACTTTTATAACCTTTTGTGGTTCTAGATAAAGAAAATACTCATCATGGAAGGGGAGAATCAGACATTTAACTCTGACTTCATCCTGATGGGAATCTTCAGTCACACTCCCACTcatatcttcctcttctctctggtcTTGGGCATCTTCACAGTGGCACTCTTGGCAAACACTCTCATGGTTCTCCTCATCTACCTGGATACCCggctccacacccccatgtacttcctCCTCAGCCAACTCTCCCTCATGGACCTCATGCTCATCTGCACCACTGTACCCAAAATGGCCTGCAACTACTTGTCTGGCAGGAAGTCCATTTCTGTAGCAGGATGTGAAGCCCAGATCTTCTTCTATGTGTCCCTCCTTGGTGCTGAATGCTTCCTATTGGCTatcatggcctatgaccgctatgttgCCATTTGCTACCCTCTTCAGTACCCCAATCTGATGAACCAGAAAATTTGTGGACTTCTGGTTGCCTCTTCGTGGATTCTCGGTTGCCTGGATGGGATTGTTGATGTAGCTGCTACTTTGTCCTTTTCCTATTGTGGCTCCCGAGAAATAGCCCATTTCTTCTGTGATGTGTCTGCACTCCTAAGTCTCTCATGCACTGATACTTCCACATTTGAAacacttgtttttatttgttgtgtATTAATGCTTCTATTCCCTTTATTACTCATCGTTATCTCCTACACTCGTGTAATTGTGGCTGTC includes the following:
- the LOC131413352 gene encoding olfactory receptor 2M3-like; this encodes MEGENQTFNSDFILMGIFSHTPTHIFLFSLVLGIFTVALLANTLMVLLIYLDTRLHTPMYFLLSQLSLMDLMLICTTVPKMACNYLSGRKSISVAGCEAQIFFYVSLLGAECFLLAIMAYDRYVAICYPLQYPNLMNQKICGLLVASSWILGCLDGIVDVAATLSFSYCGSREIAHFFCDVSALLSLSCTDTSTFETLVFICCVLMLLFPLLLIVISYTRVIVAVLRMSSREGRHKTYTTCTSHLLVVGMYYGAAVFIYMRPISNRSPTQDKMVSSFYTILTPMLNPLIYSFRNKDVAKAFSKVIGQGKSRELIG